AGCATGTGTAACTATcgtgtcccggcacgcactttcactttcaaaatagctgtcGAGCAGAGTAATGcactggtgagatcatgctaatcaagcacgagatatttaaatcctcgcttcattagcaatttcggtcacctacatttgcatccctagttcgaactatggagcaagtgtagacgtatccttattGTGATTGATCATAGTAGATCTAGCAGCTGATCCCTATCAGAGGAGTTCGTAGATAATGATGTCTACAGGTTCATTGACAATTGATATCTAGAGGGACAGGTCTTTTAAGGACAGAGAATTAAAAATATGCTCTACCTTCCTTTTCAGTTATTGTGAAAAGGAATCTACTTAACACAGACTGTTCTATAGAACTATACAtcttgaaataaaaaatgttttatcACATCACTTTTAAGAACTATTGTGTTATAATTGAATGGAGGGATATTTCCTAGCTGCTTGGTTTTTATttgtctccccctcccatttCCTACCTACGGTTAGTATTTTGGGCCCTAAATTAAGCACGATTGGGCCTAGTTGAGAATTGGATAGAAGAATTCCAATATGATTTATCTTTACTTTGGAAAAAAATTGGCAAAGATTCACATATGAGGATGCTAATGAAACCAAGTTGTTATGGGGTGAAAGGCAAACTACTACCATTGGTTGGAAACTAAAACAGAATAGGAATAAATAATCAGTTTTGAGTGTAGAAAAGGCTAACATTGGGAAGCCTCAGGGTTCTGTACAATTATTAAATTTAATAAATTATAATCTGAAAAAAGGGGACAAAATGAGGTGACAAATATGTAGATTACTATTTAAGTTAGTCAAAACTAGAGAAGTCTGAGAAGCTAAAAATGATAGGTGACTAGGAAGCATAATCATAGATGGGTTAAGCTCTAGTAAGAGTTCAAAGCATAATACAGAAAATATGCCATTATATTAAATTGGTGTGCCCTTACTTGGAATCCTGTGTTCAATTCTGTGCACTTGCTCTCAAAGAGATACGGGAGAAATAAAAAAGGGTTCAGCAAAGGACAGTAAAAATGATTGAAAGCAGAGAAAGACTTCTGAATGAGAAGCATTTGATTAATTCAGAGACAAGTATGAGGGAATGTAATAGTTATACAGAATAATGAATAGTATAAAGAAATCAGCCATTTTTTATACCCTCTTGTAAAAGCAGAGATCAATAACACACCTCAGTGTTGAGAATTTCAAAGTAGTGAAGGGGATATAGTCATACTGCCTATATGAATTTTAATAGTGGATGTGAGATTAAATCTCATGTTGGTCTCTTGTTTTAAGGTCCTTACCACCTTGTGGATGTTAGGTGGACATCAAAAATTTTTCAAGAATTACTAGAAGGAGTATGTTATATCCACAGCAAGGGAGTCATGCATCGAGACATTAAAGTAAGTTGAAAAATTAACATTAGAGGATACAGTGAGGACTAGTGGATGTGGCTCTGGCCATGCATTCAGGACTCATTTCTGTTATCGGCTTTGTCACTGGCATGTGGGGTGACCTTAGGTAAGTTATTTCAgctatctgtgcctcagtttctccatctgtaaaatggaataaTGATTCTGATGTCCtttgaaaagtgctttgagatctactaatGAAAAGTGTCATATAGgaactagtatcagaggggtagctgtgttagtctggatctccaaaagcgacaaggagtcctgtggcaccttatagactaagagatgtattggagcataagcttttatgggcaaagacccactttgtcagatgcatgtaatctgacgaagtggatctttgtccacgaaagcttatgctccaatacatctcttagtctataaagtgccacaggactccttgtcactgaTATAGGAACTAGGTATTACTATTAAAGAGAGGAAAGACCATTTGTGTTATTGAGGTACTGATAGCGGCTCTATAGTTATTAAGGCTGAGCTGAGGTTTGCACTTAAAGATTCAGCCAGTTCATAAATGAAGAATATACTGTATCGTCCCTAAAATTACAGCACTTACTTTATAACAGAATGAATTTGCTGAGAAtttacaaataaatctgttaattaaTTAGagttaaaaatgaatgaaaaatagATCCTTTAAGAAATTTAGCACTGCTTGTCAGAATATTGTATGTCCCAAATCATCTCAGTGTTATCATTATCTAATTACACAAACCCCAGCAGATGGATGAGTCTTGACAATTTTAGTATTAATGGtcattttttctgtttgttttccttCAAACTCTGTTAAGGTAGAAATTTATGTTCTTCAAACAAACTCACAAAGATTTGCTCTCTTCTAAAAAGGCTATCTACTATTGTTCTCAATGGCACGGAAGTCACATGCTGCCCTTAAGCGAGATGGCCCCTGGTTCTATTCACCTTCTTCTTACAATGCACTCACTGCTTTTCCATTGGCAATATAAAGGTTCAGCATCTTCCCTGAGGGCAGTTGGCCTTCATTCCCATTAAGAACAATGGGAGTCAGATTTTATAAGAATTTGTAGAATATCTATTTATTTTTCCGTTTGAATTGAAAATGTATAGAAATAGATTGAATGTGTAATTTCCCCATCGCATTCCCGTGGAGGttcattggatttttttttagataTTATACTTAAAATAGTGATTACACATGAAAagtattacatatttttaaaaaaacaccttgcaccttaaaattacattttgagagAAGTTAAGGGCTgtttcaaaacacacacacaatattaaTATGCATTGTAATTCATGTTTAATTTTTCATTAGTTTCAGGATCAGTAGTTTCTCGGTTTATTTTCTCATGTaggtaggtgtgtgtgtctgacatTATTCAGATCTTCCAGAATGTTTACCTTTGTGGCTGTATAATCATGAAATTTTTATTTATCAAAGTTGCGAGTAATCCTGGTAGTTGTATAAAGAATTCCACACAGTTACTGGAAGCTGTTTTTTCaagcattgtttgtttttttccccatataTTCTTCTGACCGTGACTTTGCAGATGTCCTGCAGAGACCATATGATTTGTGATAATCTTATGAGAAAGTCTTTTTGCATTTGAAATTCTGGGAACAGAAGTCCAGTGGGTAGGTCTCCTCGATTATTGGTTAGCTTCAAAGGGTATGAGAAGCTTAACAACTTATTTAATAATGACGTACATCTTAGATTTGACCTATTttgaagaaacagaaaaaggGGAGATTGTCCATGTCTTGTTAAAGTGTTAGCATCTGCATGGTAATCTAGGAGGAGCTCAACTATTTCTTTTCTGCCTCCCAAGCAAGCATTATGAATAGCTGCTCGTCCTTCACAGTCTTGAGCATTTACTTCGGCTCCATTCATTAACAGTAAACGGATGCAATCTATATCAGCAGCTAAAACTCTGCCTGCTTTAGATGATGCAGTGCACACTGCAAGTTGAAGGGCAGTTTTTCCAGAAGTTGGAAGAGTACAATTAATGTTTGCTCCATAGGTGATTAAAGTTTCTGTTATCTCCTTGTTCAAATGCTCTGCAGCAATGTGAAGTGCTGTCTTGCCAAACTCATTTCTGTCATCTATGTTAGCACCATTCTCAATTAGAATAGATATAGCTTGAGAGGCTCCAGAGTAAAGGGCTAAATGTAATGAGCTGTGTTTGTAGTCCCTATCCATTTCAGGATCTGTCTGAACTCCTTTCTCACACAAGATACGAAGACACTCTTCGGCATTACGTTGTGTAGTTGCCAGGTTTTTCTGCGGTCTAGTCAAGATGTCTGTCCCAGTTATATACATTTT
The nucleotide sequence above comes from Pelodiscus sinensis isolate JC-2024 chromosome 16, ASM4963464v1, whole genome shotgun sequence. Encoded proteins:
- the ANKRD61 gene encoding ankyrin repeat domain-containing protein 61, with translation MGNITKGAITPTPDSNPFIYSLSSSRQKGFKPLQAKLYEAIMKNDSTNIKALLAHQPVNEPMTVWDNAARRRPLSIQDQSILPIHLAAKYRREKSLCCLLESGADPKIRDNRGYTALQLLLLHWPKMYITGTDILTRPQKNLATTQRNAEECLRILCEKGVQTDPEMDRDYKHSSLHLALYSGASQAISILIENGANIDDRNEFGKTALHIAAEHLNKEITETLITYGANINCTLPTSGKTALQLAVCTASSKAGRVLAADIDCIRLLLMNGAEVNAQDCEGRAAIHNACLGGRKEIVELLLDYHADANTLTRHGQSPLFLFLQNRSNLRCTSLLNKLLSFSYPLKLTNNRGDLPTGLLFPEFQMQKDFLIRLSQIIWSLQDICKVTVRRIYGEKNKQCLKKQLPVTVWNSLYNYQDYSQL